The following proteins come from a genomic window of Leptospiraceae bacterium:
- a CDS encoding CHASE domain-containing protein produces the protein MQLPSLTLKKTKQTTIIIFISGLLITLLYAGEVRKNKIESDKLEFSIISFELKSKILARLEAHAQILRSGASFMRTAEPVSRNKWKDFINDSKVINSLPGIQGIGLSVVIPKNNLNEHIQNIRREGFPDYKLKPPGERDFYSAIIYLEPFNDRNQRAFGYDMFSEPTRRKAMEQARDYDMVSLSGRVILLQETDKDVQAGTLMYTPYYRKGMPTNTIEERRAALLGWVYSPYRMVDLMEGILGDINANTAERMRLEVFDEDSLTEKAILYDSNHLKKENFNSTKKIEIIDTIHFNKKLWTIRFTRIKNDSIFLALSDFMIIFIFGSIISLLLAALTFALLNTKIKAVEIAEHMTKALKESEQWFQVLLDSTAEAIYGQDLNGNCSFCNNSFVKILRYENQNQLLGKNMHDLLNHSDKNGNYIPNKECKIHQSIINLTAMHSDEEYFTRADNTSFPVEYWSHPFYINGKIIGSVVSFLDITERKKLTNDLIDRTKQAEAANIAKSEFLAVMSHEIRTPLNGVIGFTDLLMKSNLDESQSKFMSAVYQSATSLLDLINDILDFSKIEAGRLELNIEKIDLFELVGQAIDSTKIKSHEKNIEILLNILPTLPRFIWADSVRLRQILINLLSNAMKFTNEGEVELKIELVDKLADTNENVFLFSIRDTGIGIAPENQKKIFEAFSQEDYSTTRKYGGTGLGLTISNKLLKLMQSFLELKSQIGVGSIFSFKLKVKTEAGNVLVPEPMPPSLKILIVDDNENNRNILHEMLRLNSIQNDTVSSGIDAIDKIKENKYDIIIMDYHMPKLDGIQTISKIRKELGITKKDLSIILLYSSAEDNFIHNVAKDLDIQVLITKPIKIISLYESLQKVLTPVTINSNDLPKNTETRSAKIFIVDDDSINRVFLKSIIKKKFPQVTCIELKNGKEAVEEFQKTIPDIILMDNKMPIMDGYEASIKIRKLKKDGHHIPIIVIIDGITPDVKVKYINAGMDEYITRPILKNNLEKVIEKWLTQIKI, from the coding sequence ATGCAATTACCATCCCTCACCCTCAAAAAAACCAAACAAACTACAATTATAATTTTTATCTCTGGATTACTAATAACGCTATTGTACGCAGGAGAAGTCAGAAAAAACAAAATCGAATCTGATAAATTAGAATTTTCCATCATTAGTTTTGAATTAAAATCTAAGATACTCGCAAGATTAGAAGCACATGCTCAAATTCTTCGAAGCGGTGCATCTTTCATGAGGACAGCAGAACCAGTCTCCAGAAACAAATGGAAGGATTTCATTAATGATTCAAAAGTAATCAATAGTTTGCCTGGAATTCAAGGGATTGGACTATCCGTAGTAATACCAAAAAACAATTTAAACGAACATATACAAAATATTCGAAGAGAAGGATTTCCGGATTATAAATTAAAACCTCCTGGCGAACGAGATTTTTATTCTGCAATCATTTATTTGGAACCTTTCAATGATAGAAACCAAAGAGCCTTTGGATACGATATGTTTTCTGAGCCTACTCGAAGAAAAGCAATGGAACAAGCTAGGGACTATGATATGGTTTCCCTTTCTGGACGAGTAATTCTTCTGCAGGAAACCGACAAAGACGTTCAAGCGGGAACTTTAATGTACACTCCTTACTATCGAAAAGGGATGCCAACAAATACGATAGAGGAAAGAAGAGCAGCTCTTTTGGGTTGGGTATATAGTCCCTATCGTATGGTTGATTTAATGGAAGGTATATTGGGAGATATCAATGCAAATACAGCGGAACGAATGAGATTAGAGGTATTTGATGAGGATTCTCTAACAGAAAAAGCAATATTGTATGATAGCAATCATCTTAAAAAAGAAAATTTCAATAGCACTAAAAAAATTGAAATCATCGATACAATTCATTTTAATAAAAAACTTTGGACAATTCGATTTACAAGAATTAAAAATGACTCTATTTTCTTAGCCCTTAGTGATTTTATGATTATTTTTATTTTTGGAAGTATTATAAGTTTATTACTAGCTGCCCTCACATTTGCACTTTTAAATACGAAAATTAAAGCGGTAGAAATTGCAGAACATATGACTAAAGCTTTGAAAGAAAGTGAACAGTGGTTTCAAGTTCTTTTAGACTCAACTGCAGAAGCAATCTATGGACAGGACCTAAATGGAAATTGTTCTTTTTGTAATAATTCTTTTGTCAAAATACTTCGATATGAAAATCAAAACCAGTTACTCGGTAAAAATATGCATGATTTACTGAATCATTCTGATAAAAATGGAAATTATATTCCAAATAAAGAATGTAAAATTCATCAATCAATTATAAATTTAACAGCTATGCATTCGGATGAAGAATACTTCACAAGAGCGGATAACACATCTTTCCCTGTAGAATACTGGTCGCATCCCTTTTATATAAATGGGAAAATTATTGGATCTGTTGTAAGTTTTTTAGATATAACAGAGCGCAAAAAATTAACGAACGATTTAATTGATCGCACAAAACAAGCAGAAGCAGCAAACATTGCAAAGTCAGAATTCCTTGCGGTTATGAGTCACGAAATCCGTACCCCGCTAAACGGTGTAATTGGATTTACAGATTTATTAATGAAAAGTAATTTAGATGAATCGCAAAGTAAATTTATGTCAGCTGTCTATCAATCAGCCACTTCTCTTCTTGATTTAATAAATGATATTCTGGACTTTTCCAAAATTGAAGCTGGAAGACTAGAATTAAATATTGAGAAAATAGACTTATTTGAATTAGTTGGACAAGCGATAGATTCAACTAAAATTAAATCACACGAAAAAAATATTGAGATACTATTAAATATACTCCCTACTCTTCCAAGATTTATTTGGGCAGATTCTGTTCGATTACGGCAAATTCTTATTAACCTCTTATCTAATGCAATGAAATTTACAAATGAAGGGGAAGTAGAACTAAAAATTGAATTGGTCGACAAACTTGCAGATACAAACGAAAATGTATTTCTATTTTCTATTCGAGATACGGGAATAGGGATTGCTCCAGAAAATCAAAAAAAGATCTTTGAAGCATTTTCTCAGGAAGATTATTCAACCACAAGAAAATATGGAGGAACAGGACTTGGTCTGACAATTTCAAATAAACTTTTAAAACTAATGCAATCATTTTTAGAATTAAAAAGCCAAATAGGAGTAGGAAGTATTTTTTCTTTTAAACTAAAAGTGAAAACGGAAGCAGGAAATGTTTTAGTGCCGGAACCAATGCCTCCTTCCCTGAAAATACTTATTGTAGATGACAATGAGAATAATAGAAATATACTTCACGAAATGTTAAGATTGAACAGTATTCAAAATGATACTGTTTCAAGTGGTATAGATGCTATTGATAAAATCAAAGAAAATAAATACGATATTATTATCATGGATTATCACATGCCGAAACTGGACGGAATCCAAACAATTTCCAAAATCAGAAAAGAACTTGGTATCACAAAAAAAGACCTATCCATTATTTTACTTTATAGTTCTGCTGAGGATAATTTTATTCATAATGTAGCAAAAGACTTAGATATCCAAGTGTTGATTACAAAACCGATCAAAATTATTTCTTTGTATGAATCGCTGCAAAAAGTATTAACACCCGTTACAATCAATTCAAATGATCTACCAAAAAATACAGAAACTCGATCCGCAAAAATATTTATTGTGGATGATGATTCAATCAACCGTGTATTTCTAAAATCAATAATCAAAAAAAAATTTCCTCAAGTCACTTGCATAGAATTAAAAAATGGTAAAGAAGCCGTAGAAGAGTTTCAAAAAACTATACCGGATATAATTTTAATGGATAATAAAATGCCAATTATGGACGGATATGAAGCAAGTATAAAAATTCGAAAACTAAAAAAAGACGGACATCATATTCCAATAATTGTAATTATTGACGGAATAACTCCTGATGTAAAAGTAAAATATATAAATGCAGGTATGGATGAATATATAACTAGACCAATTCTAAAAAACAATTTAGAAAAAGTGATAGAAAAATGGTTAACACAAATAAAGATTTAA
- a CDS encoding diguanylate cyclase yields the protein MQKILIVDDSEVTILYLKNILKEYEIFSANNGKEMWERLNESIPSLILMDIMLPGDSGYELVRKLSNIELYKDIPIIFQTAKSSSDDLEKGFESGAIDYIRKPVDKKELVARIKSVLKIKALEKQLYLKSVTDYLTEIYNRRYFFEVAAKHLQFCQNNNKNLSIALIDIDHFKKVNDTYGHDAGDFVLKRFSEIITEKKRENDILARYGGEEFIILFQESDISIALEILTSVQTAMTHEVFKIGNKEFGCTFSCGIIELSEMKNISTLDDLIRNADNRMYIAKNSGRNRIITNG from the coding sequence ATGCAAAAAATACTCATAGTAGATGATTCAGAAGTTACTATTCTTTACTTAAAAAACATCCTCAAAGAATACGAAATATTTTCAGCTAATAACGGAAAAGAAATGTGGGAACGATTAAACGAAAGTATCCCTTCTTTAATCCTCATGGATATAATGTTACCAGGAGATAGCGGCTATGAATTGGTAAGAAAATTATCCAATATAGAGTTGTATAAGGACATTCCAATAATTTTTCAAACTGCAAAAAGCTCAAGCGACGATTTAGAAAAGGGTTTTGAATCTGGTGCCATTGATTATATTCGTAAACCAGTAGATAAAAAAGAACTCGTTGCAAGAATTAAATCCGTTCTAAAAATAAAGGCTTTAGAAAAACAATTATACTTAAAATCCGTAACCGATTATTTGACCGAAATTTATAATCGTAGATATTTTTTTGAAGTAGCCGCCAAACATTTACAATTCTGTCAAAATAATAATAAAAACCTATCTATAGCATTGATCGATATTGATCATTTTAAAAAAGTAAATGATACATACGGGCATGATGCGGGAGATTTTGTTTTAAAACGATTTTCTGAAATTATTACTGAAAAAAAGAGGGAGAACGATATCCTTGCTAGGTATGGTGGAGAAGAATTTATTATTTTATTTCAAGAGAGTGATATATCTATTGCATTAGAGATTTTGACTTCTGTTCAAACGGCAATGACACACGAAGTATTTAAAATTGGCAATAAGGAATTTGGTTGTACTTTTAGTTGTGGAATAATTGAATTATCCGAAATGAAAAATATTTCTACATTAGATGATCTTATTAGGAATGCAGATAACCGAATGTATATCGCAAAAAATTCAGGACGAAACAGAATTATCACGAACGGATAA
- a CDS encoding response regulator, producing the protein MNEQIDSRVFNILIADDNPTNLFLLKSILIQLLPNSKIMETINGKQAVEAVKLNIPDIIFMDAQMPEMNGYDATKSIRELISGKYLPILGVTAGTVKGEKEKCMEAGMNEYIPKPVIKSTIRKHIIKWLGEDNSEYPLKSKDLLNHFNKIELLERIDNDEDILENLLEEVPANFESSEQELSQNLDNKNISDIQSTISKLNEVAVSLCFNVLADLTNELEPETVFDEYKLRPLIEKIISEMHFIKDTIQSRNK; encoded by the coding sequence ATGAACGAACAAATTGACTCAAGAGTTTTTAACATACTAATAGCCGATGATAATCCTACAAATCTATTTTTGTTAAAGTCTATATTAATACAATTACTTCCAAATTCAAAAATAATGGAAACAATTAACGGTAAACAAGCCGTAGAAGCGGTTAAACTCAATATACCGGATATTATTTTTATGGATGCACAAATGCCCGAAATGAATGGATACGACGCTACAAAAAGTATAAGAGAATTAATTTCTGGTAAATATCTTCCAATCTTAGGAGTCACTGCTGGAACCGTAAAAGGTGAAAAAGAAAAATGCATGGAAGCAGGAATGAACGAATACATTCCTAAACCAGTCATAAAAAGTACTATACGCAAACATATAATAAAATGGCTTGGTGAGGATAATTCCGAATATCCATTAAAGTCAAAAGATTTATTAAATCATTTTAATAAAATAGAATTATTAGAAAGAATAGACAATGATGAGGATATCCTTGAAAATTTACTAGAGGAAGTTCCGGCCAATTTTGAGTCAAGCGAACAAGAATTATCGCAAAATTTAGATAATAAAAATATATCAGATATTCAATCTACAATTAGTAAACTAAATGAAGTAGCCGTTAGTCTTTGTTTTAATGTATTAGCTGACTTAACAAATGAACTAGAACCAGAGACTGTTTTTGATGAATACAAACTTCGACCATTGATCGAAAAGATTATTTCAGAAATGCATTTTATAAAAGATACAATCCAGTCCAGAAATAAGTAA
- a CDS encoding PAS domain S-box protein, with translation MNDSFSEHEDLNLYKLALDHLQEGCQIIDFNYRYIYLNPVAIQHSGKEKSELIGKTMMEVFPGIETTRMFQVLTESIESRKSATMENKFEFPNKEETWFKLSFAPNPSGILILSTNISDPKRSEISLRKTNESIMHRWRFALEGSGDGIWDWNISTNTIFYSEQWKRLIGYASDEITDSSEEWTSRIHLGDLENYKSDIQTYKEGNTEFFHTEHRILCKDGNYKWFLVKGKSVEKSNNQKIQRIIGTISDISERKLAEEKLREITEFQNIILNSTDYSIISTDEAGTITAFNHGSELMLGYKAEEVVNKTSPAIFHDLNEIVLRAKILSEELKKDIQPGFEVFVAKSKLGIADTNEWTYILKDKTRIKVELSVTPLRNKKEEITGFLGIAKDIRESIKAKEELIHAKDLAEATNQALLSFKFALDEHALVSITDTKGRITYLNEKFCTVSKYSSNELLGKDHRIINSGFHSKEFFKELWDTIKNKSVWKGDVKNKAKDGTFYWVSSTIVALLDIKGNPNQYIAIRTDITERKMAEIEILQAKDQAEKANQAKSEFLANMTHELRTPLNGVIGFSDLLMKMDLNESQKLYMSTIYKSANSLLELINDILDFSKIESGKLDLNLDQIDLLNLLDQVVDLTSYKANEKNINILLSIEESVPGFIITDPIRLRQIILNLVGNAIKFTEIGKIEIQVKVKEMNSKEKKAKLIISVKDTGIGISKENQQKIFNAFEQADSSTTRKYGGTGLGLSISNKLLSLMGSKLELESEIGIGSIFYFELQTKFLPDTNLITKLKKESAEGITKNFNINKDYFKILIVDDNPVNLFLMQSILRQLLPNANILEANNGNRALEIYNSEKPELIFMDVQMPGMNGYETTIAIRKLEINKKSIPIIALTAGTVKGEREKCTEAGMNDYITKPVIKETIEKTLISWLFAPEIIFTNENIEKDTNYMKHFDEDLLLERLDYDREFLGILVSKVKENFDSDSEGIIVELSESNFATIKAGAHKLKGTALTVCFEQLASLSETLESLEEYNQETVQKLVSQIKEEIEFLKVNINL, from the coding sequence ATGAACGATAGTTTTTCTGAACACGAAGATTTAAATCTATATAAACTTGCTTTGGATCATTTACAGGAAGGGTGCCAAATCATCGATTTTAATTATAGATATATTTATTTAAATCCAGTCGCAATTCAACACAGTGGCAAGGAAAAATCAGAACTTATCGGAAAAACAATGATGGAAGTATTCCCTGGCATAGAAACAACTCGAATGTTTCAAGTTTTGACAGAGTCAATAGAGTCCAGAAAATCCGCTACAATGGAAAATAAATTTGAATTTCCGAACAAGGAAGAAACTTGGTTCAAATTAAGTTTTGCTCCAAATCCTTCTGGCATTTTAATTCTTTCAACCAATATAAGTGACCCAAAGAGAAGTGAAATTTCCTTACGAAAAACCAATGAATCCATTATGCATAGGTGGCGTTTTGCGTTGGAAGGTTCGGGAGATGGAATTTGGGACTGGAATATTTCTACAAATACAATTTTCTATTCTGAACAATGGAAAAGATTAATCGGATATGCGTCAGACGAAATTACTGATTCCTCGGAAGAATGGACTTCCCGAATTCATCTAGGAGATTTGGAAAATTACAAATCAGATATACAAACCTATAAAGAAGGAAATACGGAATTTTTTCATACTGAACATAGAATATTGTGCAAAGATGGAAATTACAAATGGTTTTTAGTAAAAGGAAAATCGGTTGAAAAATCGAACAATCAAAAAATTCAAAGAATTATTGGAACAATCTCCGACATATCGGAAAGAAAATTAGCAGAGGAAAAATTAAGAGAAATAACTGAATTTCAGAATATCATTTTAAATAGTACGGACTACTCAATTATTTCAACAGACGAAGCAGGAACTATCACAGCATTTAACCATGGTTCAGAATTAATGTTAGGCTACAAAGCCGAAGAAGTTGTCAATAAAACGAGTCCAGCGATATTTCATGACTTAAACGAAATAGTCCTAAGAGCAAAAATTTTATCCGAAGAGTTAAAAAAAGATATTCAACCTGGATTTGAAGTTTTTGTCGCAAAATCCAAATTAGGCATAGCGGATACAAATGAATGGACGTATATATTAAAAGATAAAACCAGAATAAAAGTAGAACTTTCTGTTACACCGCTTAGAAATAAAAAGGAAGAAATAACAGGATTTTTGGGAATTGCAAAAGATATAAGAGAAAGTATCAAAGCTAAAGAAGAATTAATTCATGCTAAGGATTTAGCTGAAGCTACAAACCAAGCATTACTTAGTTTTAAATTTGCACTCGATGAACATGCCTTAGTTTCAATTACCGATACAAAAGGCAGAATTACTTATTTAAATGAAAAGTTTTGCACCGTCTCCAAGTATTCATCGAATGAACTATTAGGTAAAGATCATAGAATTATTAATTCTGGTTTTCACAGTAAGGAATTTTTTAAAGAGCTTTGGGATACCATAAAAAATAAATCTGTTTGGAAAGGAGACGTTAAGAACAAAGCAAAAGATGGCACCTTTTATTGGGTGAGTAGTACGATAGTTGCTCTATTAGATATAAAAGGAAACCCAAACCAATACATTGCAATCAGAACAGATATTACAGAGCGCAAAATGGCTGAAATTGAAATTTTACAGGCAAAGGATCAAGCCGAGAAAGCAAATCAAGCGAAATCAGAGTTTTTAGCAAACATGACACACGAGTTACGTACTCCTCTAAATGGAGTCATTGGTTTTTCCGATTTATTAATGAAAATGGATTTAAATGAATCTCAAAAACTTTATATGAGTACAATCTATAAATCAGCGAACTCTTTATTAGAATTAATAAATGATATTTTAGATTTTTCAAAAATCGAATCTGGAAAATTAGATTTGAATTTAGATCAAATAGATTTACTCAATTTACTTGACCAAGTAGTTGATTTAACAAGTTACAAGGCTAATGAAAAAAATATAAATATTTTACTTTCTATCGAAGAAAGTGTTCCAGGTTTCATTATTACCGACCCAATAAGATTAAGGCAAATAATTTTAAATCTTGTTGGAAATGCCATTAAATTCACTGAAATTGGAAAAATAGAAATACAAGTCAAAGTGAAAGAAATGAATTCTAAGGAAAAAAAGGCTAAACTTATTATTTCTGTAAAAGATACAGGCATTGGCATTTCAAAGGAAAATCAACAAAAGATTTTCAATGCATTCGAACAGGCTGACTCCTCTACTACGCGTAAATATGGCGGGACTGGTTTAGGTTTAAGTATTTCCAATAAACTACTCAGTCTGATGGGTTCAAAATTAGAACTTGAATCCGAGATTGGAATAGGTAGTATTTTTTACTTCGAATTACAAACAAAGTTTTTACCAGATACAAATCTAATCACAAAATTAAAAAAAGAATCCGCAGAAGGAATAACAAAAAATTTTAATATAAATAAAGATTATTTTAAAATTTTAATCGTTGATGACAATCCGGTGAATCTTTTTTTAATGCAATCAATTTTACGTCAATTGTTACCTAACGCAAATATACTAGAAGCGAATAATGGAAACAGGGCACTTGAAATCTACAATTCCGAGAAACCAGAATTAATTTTTATGGATGTACAAATGCCTGGAATGAATGGATATGAAACGACAATTGCAATACGAAAACTAGAAATAAATAAAAAATCAATTCCAATTATCGCATTGACTGCCGGCACCGTAAAAGGCGAGAGAGAAAAATGTACCGAGGCTGGTATGAACGATTATATCACAAAGCCAGTAATAAAGGAAACAATTGAAAAAACTTTAATTTCTTGGCTTTTTGCTCCAGAAATAATTTTTACAAACGAAAATATCGAAAAGGATACAAACTATATGAAACATTTTGACGAAGATCTTCTACTAGAGCGATTAGACTATGACCGAGAATTTTTGGGTATTCTGGTATCAAAGGTAAAGGAAAATTTCGATTCTGATTCAGAAGGGATAATCGTTGAATTATCCGAATCAAACTTCGCCACAATTAAGGCAGGCGCGCATAAATTGAAGGGGACAGCATTAACTGTGTGTTTCGAACAACTGGCCTCACTGTCAGAGACTTTGGAATCCTTAGAAGAATACAACCAGGAAACAGTTCAGAAATTAGTATCCCAAATAAAAGAAGAAATTGAATTTTTAAAAGTTAATATTAATCTCTAA
- a CDS encoding flagellin, which produces MIINHNLSAINSHRVLKFQNDEVSKNMGVLSSGMRINRAADDASGLAVSEKMRSQVSGLRQAERNTEDGISMIQTTEGYLTETNDILQRIRVLAIQASNGIYTPQDRQMIQVEVSQLVDEIDRIASQAEFNKMNLLQGDFARGSRVASMWYHMGANMHQRERVYVATMTVRALELKRPDGTMLSLSTADLANDAIGTIDDALYKVNKQRANLGAYQNRLEHASKGLMVAYENIQASESRIRDADMAEESVAFTKNQILTQSGTAMMAQANVRPQSVLQLLR; this is translated from the coding sequence ATGATCATCAACCACAATTTATCAGCGATTAACTCGCACAGGGTTTTGAAATTTCAAAACGATGAAGTTTCAAAGAATATGGGAGTACTCTCTTCCGGCATGAGAATCAATAGAGCTGCTGACGATGCATCTGGTCTTGCTGTTTCTGAAAAAATGAGAAGCCAGGTTTCTGGTCTCAGACAAGCAGAACGTAATACCGAAGACGGTATCTCAATGATTCAAACAACTGAAGGTTATCTGACTGAAACCAACGATATTCTACAAAGAATTCGTGTATTGGCTATTCAAGCTTCTAACGGTATCTACACACCTCAAGACAGACAAATGATACAAGTAGAAGTTTCTCAACTTGTTGATGAAATCGACAGAATAGCTTCTCAGGCAGAGTTCAATAAAATGAACCTTTTACAAGGTGACTTCGCTCGTGGTTCAAGAGTTGCTTCTATGTGGTATCACATGGGTGCAAACATGCATCAAAGAGAAAGAGTATACGTTGCTACTATGACTGTTAGAGCTCTTGAATTAAAGAGACCTGATGGAACAATGTTATCTCTTTCTACTGCTGACTTAGCAAATGATGCAATCGGAACTATCGATGATGCACTTTATAAAGTGAACAAACAAAGAGCTAACTTAGGTGCTTACCAAAACAGATTGGAGCATGCATCTAAAGGGCTAATGGTAGCTTATGAAAATATCCAGGCTTCTGAATCAAGGATTAGAGACGCAGACATGGCTGAAGAGTCTGTAGCGTTTACTAAAAACCAGATCCTAACACAGTCCGGAACAGCTATGATGGCTCAAGCTAACGTAAGACCTCAGTCTGTGTTACAACTTCTTAGATAA
- a CDS encoding TIGR04452 family lipoprotein codes for MKKIIFSVAVLLFVTNCVLLDNLGLNMVKPTIKGSEAKNLILTNALMGAGASGNSSAVATSIATYNTVGLKDDKFYDKTDVDSCAETVLVINAAGGASNGVAIGSLACNGIREHKMLIDWPIPLF; via the coding sequence ATGAAGAAAATAATTTTCTCAGTAGCAGTATTACTATTTGTGACTAATTGTGTATTATTAGACAACCTTGGTTTAAACATGGTAAAACCAACGATAAAAGGCTCTGAAGCCAAAAATTTAATTTTAACGAATGCATTGATGGGAGCTGGCGCATCTGGAAATTCATCTGCCGTAGCCACTTCTATTGCTACCTATAATACAGTTGGCTTGAAGGATGACAAATTCTATGATAAGACTGACGTTGATTCCTGTGCAGAGACAGTACTCGTTATAAATGCAGCTGGTGGAGCTTCTAATGGAGTAGCTATTGGAAGCCTTGCTTGCAATGGAATTCGTGAGCATAAAATGCTTATTGATTGGCCTATTCCTCTCTTCTAA
- a CDS encoding TIGR04452 family lipoprotein, translating into MKKIIFSLAVIFLVSNCVLLDSLGLNLLKETIKGSEAKNQILTSALVGAAASGSSATFASSQATYNTKNIKDNKFYDKKDVDDCADKILVANALSNNTVNMQIAIGSYACNEIREHKMFIDWPIPLF; encoded by the coding sequence ATGAAAAAAATAATTTTCTCATTAGCAGTAATATTTCTCGTATCAAATTGCGTTCTATTGGACAGTTTAGGACTCAATTTACTCAAGGAAACTATAAAAGGCTCTGAAGCCAAAAATCAAATTTTAACTAGTGCCTTGGTAGGTGCAGCAGCTTCTGGTTCAAGTGCTACTTTTGCATCTTCTCAGGCAACTTACAATACAAAGAATATAAAAGATAATAAATTTTATGACAAAAAAGATGTAGATGATTGCGCTGATAAAATACTGGTAGCGAACGCACTTAGCAACAATACTGTTAATATGCAGATAGCAATTGGTAGTTACGCATGTAACGAAATACGCGAACATAAAATGTTCATTGACTGGCCAATTCCGCTTTTCTAA
- a CDS encoding CapA family protein, with the protein MIKKSIHTQTPAYSSKKYSLDSFKKLAHYSYRINFPERLYRFFNSLKYLLFGYCSVLFLFTQPAFSEVQKRPRTLKILVAGDVMFNWGLRETRQKKGEFAPVEGLVSLFEEADLRMVNLETPVANSQEEMDDSKSYVFNAKPEDLSLLKKINVDLVFLGNNHSMDYGKKGLEDTMENLKKENILFAGMGKNITAAFSPTLVSIRNNPFHIISVSNIGESRLFASDSKPGIAPLQIEKLRKIINEKESEKKVNLLSVHWGIEYNPEPTKQQIKQAHDIINMGFSAVIGHHPHIPQGVEKYKNGIIIYSLGNFIFGSRNQYLNHNIAVMLHFENQELVFCEIIPIFGKFQNAEHLVKPLPYLEAEDFLHEYSILCQNLNTKIEIKNGRGYIYFKKRKN; encoded by the coding sequence ATGATAAAAAAAAGCATTCACACTCAAACTCCTGCCTATTCTAGTAAAAAGTATTCACTAGATTCTTTTAAAAAACTAGCTCATTACTCCTATCGTATCAATTTTCCAGAAAGACTATATAGATTTTTTAATTCTCTAAAATACCTATTATTCGGATATTGTTCCGTTTTATTCTTATTTACCCAACCAGCCTTCTCAGAAGTTCAGAAACGTCCACGAACCTTAAAAATTTTAGTCGCAGGTGATGTAATGTTTAACTGGGGGCTCAGAGAGACGAGACAGAAAAAAGGAGAATTTGCTCCCGTAGAAGGACTGGTGTCTTTATTCGAAGAGGCGGATTTACGAATGGTAAATCTGGAAACTCCTGTTGCAAACTCTCAAGAAGAAATGGATGACAGTAAATCCTATGTTTTCAACGCAAAACCAGAAGACCTAAGCCTTTTAAAAAAAATCAATGTGGATCTTGTATTTTTAGGAAACAATCACTCTATGGATTACGGAAAAAAAGGATTAGAAGATACCATGGAGAATCTAAAAAAGGAAAATATACTTTTTGCAGGAATGGGAAAAAATATTACGGCAGCGTTTTCTCCTACTTTAGTATCCATCCGCAATAATCCATTTCATATTATATCAGTCAGTAACATCGGTGAATCTAGATTATTTGCAAGCGACAGCAAACCGGGAATTGCTCCTTTGCAAATTGAAAAGTTAAGAAAAATAATAAATGAAAAAGAATCAGAAAAGAAAGTAAATTTACTTTCTGTACATTGGGGAATCGAATATAATCCAGAGCCAACAAAACAACAAATAAAACAAGCACATGATATAATAAATATGGGTTTTTCTGCGGTTATTGGTCATCATCCGCATATCCCGCAAGGAGTCGAAAAGTATAAAAATGGAATTATTATTTATTCCCTCGGAAACTTTATATTTGGAAGTCGCAATCAATATTTAAATCACAATATTGCTGTTATGTTGCACTTCGAAAACCAAGAATTAGTATTCTGTGAAATCATTCCTATTTTTGGAAAATTTCAAAATGCAGAACATTTAGTAAAACCACTCCCCTATTTGGAAGCAGAAGATTTTTTACATGAATATTCGATTCTATGTCAAAACCTAAATACTAAAATAGAAATTAAAAATGGTAGAGGGTATATATATTTTAAAAAAAGAAAAAACTAG